The following is a genomic window from uncultured Hyphomonas sp..
GGTGGACCGGCTGGGCACCGTGCCGCCGCTGATGCTGGAAATGGAAACCGCCTACTGGACGGGCTTCGACGTCGACGATCTCGCCTGGCACGCGCAGGCCCTCAATGGCGGCGGCAACCAGGTGCATCACCGCCTGTCGCTGGAAGGCGGGGCGATGGCGCTGTTCGTCTCCGGCGCGGACCGGCCGGGCCTCTTCGCAGACCTCGCCGGAACGCTTGCCCACAATGGCGCGAACATCATTGCGGCGCAGGTCTATACCAGCCGCGAGGGCGGCATCATCGACGTGTTCATGCTGCACGATATTCAGGACAAACCCTTCGGCAAGGACGATCCAGCCCGCCTCCAGCGGCTGGATGCGGCCCTGCACAAGGTGCTCGATGGGGAGCCGGGCGACATGACCGTGCGCGAGCGCATGGGCCGCCGGCAAGCCGCTTTCCTCGTGCACCCATCCGTCCAGATCCGCGACGACCTCTCGGCCGACCATACGGTGATCGACATTGCCGGGCGCGACCGTCCTGCGCTGCTGTACGATGTGGCGAACTGCCTGGCCGATGCTGGCGTCTCGATCCACTCGGCGCATGTCGGCTCGTTCGGCGAGCGCATGTTCGATGCCTTCTATGTGCAGACCGAGGATGGCCAGAAGCTGGAGCAGGACGCTGCCCTCAAAGAGTCCCTGCGTGAACAGCTTCTCGACGTATTGGGCCGTCATGAACCGGATGCCCCGCACACGCCGGCACGCAAACTCCGCCGGTCGCGCGCCGTAGACAGTTTCTGAGAACCCCTGCACCACAGGCCGCATGAGCATCGCCCGCAACACCCTCGTGCAATCCTCGCTGACGCTGGGCAGCCGTATCCTCGGCTTTGCGCGGGATATCCTGCTGGTGGCGAAGCTCGGCGCCGGGCCGATCAACGATGCCTGGGTCACGGCGCAGCAATTCCCGAACCTGTTCCGCCGCATCTTTGCCGAAGGGGCCTTCGCGTCGGCTTTCGTGCCGACCTATGCCCGCACGCTGGAGGCCGAAGGGCCGGAAGCCGCGCAGGCCGTGGCGCAGGAGGCGATGCGCGTCCTCTTCGCCTTCACCGCGGCGCTGACCATTCTTGCGCAGATTTTCATGCCCTGGGTGCTGCTGATCATCCATGGCGGGCAGGCCGACGACGCGGTGCACTACAATCTGGCTGTGCTCCTGACACGGATCACCATGCCATACCTGACGTGCATGGCGCTGGCGGCGCTCTTGTCCGGCGTGCTGAATTCCGGCCAGCGCTTCATCCTGTCGTCGGGCGTGCCGACGCTGCTGAACCTCTGCCTCATTCCGGCAGCCCTGGTCTCCAATGTACCCGAGATCGTGTCGAAGGCCGCCGCCGTCGCCGTGTTGATCGCGGGCGTGCTGCAGGTGGCGCTGCTCTGGTGGGGCGTGACCCGCCAGAAAGTGCGCCTCAGCCTGATCGGCTGGCCGCGTATCACGCCGTCGGTGAAGAAGGTCATGGCGCTCGCTGTGCCCGGCACGATCGCGGCCTCCGGCACGCAGATCAACATCATCGTCAGCCAGTCACTGGCCAGTTTCGAACAGGCGGCGAAGTCCTGGCTCTACACCGCTGACCGGCTTTACCAGCTGCCGCTCGGCCTTGTCGGCGTGGCGGTCGGCGTCGCCATCCTGCCGCGCCTCAGCCGGGCCGCGCGCAGTGAAGACCACGCGTCCAGCCAGTCGACCA
Proteins encoded in this region:
- the murJ gene encoding murein biosynthesis integral membrane protein MurJ, which gives rise to MSIARNTLVQSSLTLGSRILGFARDILLVAKLGAGPINDAWVTAQQFPNLFRRIFAEGAFASAFVPTYARTLEAEGPEAAQAVAQEAMRVLFAFTAALTILAQIFMPWVLLIIHGGQADDAVHYNLAVLLTRITMPYLTCMALAALLSGVLNSGQRFILSSGVPTLLNLCLIPAALVSNVPEIVSKAAAVAVLIAGVLQVALLWWGVTRQKVRLSLIGWPRITPSVKKVMALAVPGTIAASGTQINIIVSQSLASFEQAAKSWLYTADRLYQLPLGLVGVAVGVAILPRLSRAARSEDHASSQSTMDEGIGLAMALTLPAAAALLVAPVFLIEAFFVRGAFLQSDAEASGGALFHFAWGVPAFVLIKVLAPAFFAREDTKTPMQFALVSVAINTALGAGLFFWLNRQGELGFIGLAIATSVAAWVNALLLATTLAGRGWYRPGPVLVSRTLRALIASGLMAGSVWFMVHNFQWVRDNIVDSRALAAAIVILAGGLIYGVAALLTGAIRPRDITQALRR